One window of the Streptomyces asoensis genome contains the following:
- a CDS encoding ABC transporter substrate-binding protein produces MRDVRIDRRGFLRGVGGVAAGIATATSLSACGTGTSRSVGSGGKSSKTLVVRNSGGSYGDANQQAIYEPFTKETGIQVKVVNIEYAQMLAQIKQGRPQFDVIDDSMADFVLFKQQDATEDLDHDRLKNFKDSGIAQTLVTSNAVGKNYWASVMAYRTDAFGGKKPSSWADFWDTKTFSGNRALQALDADLPELEFALLADGVALDKLYPLDVDRAFKVLSEIKPHVRKFWDTGALPGVLLGRKEVDASSVWHGRLDALIKGGAPLAYQWNGARRQSNALGIPKGAANLDAAYQLIDFALRPEVQAAYAEIYPMAPSVPAAYKKLSTTTAANLASSPEHLESGFDLDVEWWIKNQDAVSKRWQEWTHA; encoded by the coding sequence AGTCGGCGGCGTCGCCGCAGGCATCGCCACCGCCACATCGCTCAGCGCCTGTGGCACCGGCACCAGCCGGTCCGTCGGCAGCGGCGGCAAGAGCTCCAAGACCCTCGTCGTCCGCAACAGTGGCGGCTCCTACGGCGACGCCAACCAGCAGGCGATCTATGAGCCGTTCACCAAGGAGACCGGCATCCAGGTCAAGGTGGTGAACATCGAGTACGCCCAGATGCTCGCCCAGATCAAGCAGGGCCGCCCCCAGTTCGACGTGATCGACGACTCGATGGCCGACTTCGTGCTCTTCAAGCAGCAGGACGCCACCGAGGACCTCGACCACGACCGGCTGAAGAACTTCAAGGACTCCGGCATCGCCCAGACCCTGGTGACCTCCAACGCGGTCGGCAAGAACTACTGGGCCAGCGTGATGGCGTACCGAACGGACGCTTTTGGGGGGAAGAAACCTTCCTCCTGGGCCGACTTCTGGGACACCAAGACCTTCTCCGGCAACCGAGCCCTGCAAGCTCTGGACGCGGACCTGCCCGAGCTGGAGTTCGCCCTCCTCGCCGACGGCGTGGCGCTGGACAAGCTCTACCCGCTCGATGTGGACCGCGCCTTCAAGGTCCTCAGCGAGATCAAGCCCCACGTCCGCAAGTTCTGGGACACCGGTGCCCTGCCCGGCGTGCTGCTGGGCCGCAAGGAGGTCGACGCCTCCAGTGTGTGGCACGGCCGTCTGGACGCCCTGATCAAGGGCGGCGCCCCGCTCGCCTACCAGTGGAACGGCGCCCGTCGGCAGAGCAACGCCCTGGGCATCCCCAAGGGCGCCGCCAACCTCGACGCCGCCTATCAGCTCATCGACTTCGCGCTGCGGCCCGAGGTGCAGGCCGCCTACGCCGAGATCTACCCGATGGCCCCGTCGGTGCCCGCGGCCTACAAGAAGCTCTCCACCACCACGGCCGCCAACCTGGCCAGCTCGCCCGAGCACCTGGAGTCCGGCTTCGACCTCGACGTCGAGTGGTGGATCAAGAACCAGGACGCCGTGTCCAAGCGCTGGCAGGAGTGGACGCATGCCTGA